In the genome of Pseudomonas sp. HS6, one region contains:
- a CDS encoding phage major tail tube protein: MFTNRNRQAIAATLQGLPLSATVEEFTPPKIEFDVEEMRGGRFIVEEMVKGGKALNAKLTLQGMGPEVMLALGVKLGDDILLNVREAGQDQDGNTWFTYHTVGGKLKSLEETAVKMGEKPKTNLELSCRTYNRLENGVPVIDIDVRTQKFVLNGVDILGDARRAVLMP, encoded by the coding sequence ATGTTTACCAACCGTAATCGCCAGGCCATCGCGGCCACGCTGCAAGGCCTGCCACTGTCGGCGACCGTGGAAGAATTCACGCCGCCGAAGATCGAATTCGATGTGGAAGAGATGCGTGGCGGCCGTTTCATTGTTGAAGAAATGGTCAAGGGCGGCAAAGCGCTCAACGCCAAGTTGACCCTGCAAGGCATGGGCCCCGAAGTCATGCTCGCGCTGGGTGTGAAGCTGGGCGACGACATCCTGCTGAACGTGCGTGAAGCCGGTCAGGACCAGGACGGCAACACCTGGTTCACCTACCACACGGTCGGCGGCAAGCTGAAATCCCTGGAAGAAACCGCGGTGAAGATGGGTGAAAAGCCCAAGACCAATCTGGAACTCTCCTGCCGTACCTACAACCGTCTGGAAAATGGCGTCCCGGTGATCGACATCGACGTGCGCACCCAGAAGTTCGTGCTCAACGGCGTCGACATCCTCGGTGACGCCCGTCGTGCGGTGCTGATGCCGTAA
- a CDS encoding phage tail protein, which translates to MAEVLNFEHNGITVNATESPEAMGGLGDNVIGLVGTAPKADPLIPRNAPFRINSFTTHALLDPTGSEEGTLYHAVYQILKVVKVPVYVVIVEAGATPADTVNAVIGGVEPATGRKLGLAALGSVPEDLTIIGAPGFTGTKAVASEFASFGKRIKARVVLDGKDASVADQVLYSKDLGGADLGFDRCLVVHNMPAVYSKAAKKNVFLAPSSLAIAALAKVKQWESPGNQVTYAEDVSRVVEYNILDTSTEGDLLNRYGVSYYARTVLGGFSLLGNRSITGKFISYVGLEDAISRKLVKAGQKAMAKNLTKSFMDQEVKRINDWLQTLVADETIPGGSVYLHPELNSVEKYKNGTWYVVIDYGRYAPNEHMVYQLNARDEIIEQFLEDVL; encoded by the coding sequence ATGGCTGAGGTTCTGAACTTCGAGCACAACGGCATTACCGTCAATGCCACCGAATCCCCCGAGGCCATGGGTGGCCTGGGCGACAACGTCATCGGTCTGGTCGGCACCGCGCCGAAAGCCGATCCGCTGATTCCGCGCAACGCACCGTTTCGCATCAACAGCTTCACCACCCACGCACTGCTCGACCCGACCGGTTCGGAAGAGGGCACTCTGTACCACGCCGTTTACCAGATCCTCAAAGTGGTCAAGGTGCCGGTGTACGTGGTGATCGTCGAAGCGGGCGCAACCCCGGCCGACACCGTCAACGCAGTGATCGGCGGCGTTGAGCCGGCGACCGGCCGCAAGCTCGGTCTGGCTGCACTGGGCAGCGTCCCGGAAGACCTGACCATCATCGGCGCGCCGGGCTTCACCGGCACTAAAGCGGTGGCCAGCGAGTTCGCCTCGTTCGGCAAGCGCATCAAGGCCCGTGTAGTGCTGGACGGCAAGGATGCTTCGGTCGCTGACCAAGTGTTGTACAGCAAGGATCTGGGCGGCGCCGACCTCGGTTTCGACCGTTGCCTGGTGGTGCACAACATGCCGGCGGTGTACTCGAAAGCGGCGAAGAAAAACGTTTTCCTTGCGCCATCGAGCCTCGCGATTGCCGCGCTGGCCAAGGTCAAGCAGTGGGAGAGCCCGGGCAACCAGGTGACCTACGCCGAAGACGTGTCCCGCGTCGTTGAATACAACATCCTCGACACCTCCACCGAAGGCGATCTGCTCAACCGCTACGGCGTCAGCTACTACGCCCGCACCGTGCTGGGCGGCTTCTCGCTGCTGGGCAACCGTTCGATCACCGGCAAGTTCATCAGCTACGTCGGTCTGGAAGACGCCATCAGCCGCAAGCTGGTGAAGGCCGGCCAGAAAGCCATGGCCAAGAACCTGACCAAGTCGTTCATGGATCAGGAAGTCAAACGCATCAACGACTGGCTGCAAACCCTGGTCGCCGACGAAACCATTCCTGGCGGTAGCGTCTACCTGCACCCGGAACTCAACAGCGTCGAGAAGTACAAGAACGGCACCTGGTACGTGGTCATCGACTACGGCCGCTACGCGCCGAACGAACACATGGTTTATCAACTCAACGCCCGCGATGAAATCATCGAGCAGTTCCTGGAGGACGTTCTCTAA